The nucleotide sequence TTATTAAAACAGCCCTTAGCCAAAAAAGTGCGTATACAGTTAACGAAACCAAACCCCCCAATTCCTGATTTTACGGGAAAAATCCAAATTGATCTAACTCGTGAGTCAACTTAGAAAAAAATAGGGTTAGTAATTTTTACCCGAAATATTAAGCAGGTTTAGCTAATAGCGGTTCTAATTTTCCTTCTCCATCTAATTGATAGAGCTCATTAGACCCGCCAATATATTGATTATTAATAAAAATTTGGGGAACTGTGCGTCGTCCATTGGCACGTTCAGCCATTTGATCTCGTGCGCTCTCATCCCCATCTATTTTATATTCTGTGAAATTAACTCCTTTCCACCATAACAATAGTTTAGCTCGCATACAAAAGGGACAAGTTTGCCAAGTATAGATTTCAACGTTGGCTTGATTTCGTTCAGGATGACGACCGAATAGGGAATTAAACGCATCTAACATAATCATATTCCTCAAAATCAATTCACTTTAGTTTTAACTTTAACCTATTTTCAATTTTAGGATAGTGATGACTCTGAATTATAACAGCATTACAGTAGAGACGTGCCATGGCGCGTCTCTACAAGAATCTCATTCCCTATTCCCTATTCCCCATTCCCCATTCATCATTTGTAATTCGTAATTCGTAATTCGTAATTCCCCATTCCCTATTCCCTCCTATCCATTAAAAATCATAATTTAAGCGTTTGAGTTGAGCTTTCATTTTACTGATGAGTTTAAACTCTTTCAAAAGCAATCCATAATAATGTAAGGCGAATAAAAAATTAATCGCAAAAAAACCTACGGTTAAAATAAATCTAAATACGGTGGAAAAATTGAATTCAGACATCATCGTAAAGATGGAAAAAACAATTGAGCAAAGCCCAAATCCAGCCGCAAATGAACTGAGAATCAGTAAACGCACTTTAGCCATCGTTAAGGGATAGGTTGGAATAAAAAATTAAATAGAGTTATTCAGTTGATCTGTCGTTTCTGCTTCTCTTATTTCAGGATTAATATAGCAGTCGCCAAGGCAGTTAGGACATAGACTGATGCTAAAACCTAAATAGAGAACTCTTTTCTTGTCTGTTCCCTGTTCCCTGTTCCCTGTTCCCTGCTATATAAGTAAAACTACCGGATCAAACTCGTTAATACTATACAGCGAAATTCTAATAGATGGCTAAACGCATCGGAGTTTTTTCAACATTTCCAGACAAGGGCTTTCCATCGAACTTTGGGAGTCAATGGTTGCTGTAACAGCTTGTTACCCTTGACCCCTGATAAAAAGCCCAAACGCTTTAATAGATAGCAATTCAGCTTACATCTTATCCAATTCCTTTTTCAACGCCTCTAACTCATCATCCACTGGCGTTGGATTTTTCGCCGTTGTTTGTCCCGCAGGTAAAGCTTGGGGAGCCGGAGCACCGGAAATTTGGGCTTTCAGAGCCATTAATTCGTCATCAACATCGCTTCCGGCTTCCAACGCTGCAAATTTACTTTCAAAATCTGAACCCGCCAATTCTCCCATCGCTTGAGAACGGGCTTCTAAGTCCGTCACTTTTTGTTCCATCCGCTCAAAAGCTGCTGTTGCGCTACTGGGATTAATATTCCCTAATAAGCCTTGTAACTGTTCGTTGGCTTTGGCCGCTTGCGCCCGAGCTTTGAGCATATTCTTCTTGGTTTTAGCCTCAGAGATTTTGCTCTCCAACTGAATTAAATTGCGTTTTAGAGCATCTACCTGACCGAACGTTTGATCCAAAGTCAGTTTCACTGTATTCGCCGTTTCCATGTAGCTTTTTTTGCGCTGTAAGGCTTCTCTGGCTAAGGTTTCATCCCCTTTCCGCAAAGCTAATTCGGCGCGAGATTGCCATTGGTTAGCTTGGGACATGGCTTGATTATATTGTTGTTCGGTGCGCTTTTGATTGGCGATCGCCTGAGCAACAGCCTGACGTAACTGCACCAAGTCTTCCTGCATATCAATGATCGCCTGTTCCAGAATTTTTTCTGGATCTTCGGCTTTACTGACCAAATCATTCAAATTAGCTCTAACAAGACGGCCAATCCGATCAAATAATCCCATGACGCTGTTCTTCCTTTGAGGGTGTACGGTTCTGTAATCACTTCTGTCTACAGTTTAACGCTAGTTCATGATGCCAGAGGAGTTAACTGATTACGGCTTCGGAATATCATAATAAGCATTAATCCCTTGAACTTTTAACTCATCCCGCAGGCGTTTAGCTGAAGCCGCATCGCTTAAAGCCGCCACTTGGATTTTTTTCCCGGTTTTGAACTCAGCAATATAAGCATCAGGAATGACTTCTTTAGCCTGCTCAAAGGAACGTTCATCGACGTAATCCAGGACAACATAATAATAACCATCCTGGGATTTTATCGGTTCCATTGGCTTAGGTGGGGTAGGTGCAGTTGCAACTTTTGGGGCTGTACCACCCCCCGGTTGTACCGTTGCAGCACCCCTTCCTTGTCCTGTAACTGGGGCTGGGGCGGTTGTTGTGGGGGTAGGAACTGTAGAAGTGGTGGGCTTTTTGGGTAATAATTCCTGAGTGAGATTATTTAAACCGGGGTCAGTTGGAGAGGTCAGGTTGTTTGTGGGTGCGGGTAAGGTTGTGGCTGGACTGGGTGGCACAGGGGGAGCAACCGCAGGCGTCGGCAGGGTATTGGGGTTAGGATTAATATGGCTCAAGGTATCTAAATCCAAGTTAACAAATTCCTTGGCCGCTAAGTTGGGAGACAGGGAATCTGTAGGTGGGAGTGAGGTTTCCGTTGAGGCAGTTGTGGGAGGAGGAGCCGGACTAGGGTTAGCCGTTGGGGTTGGGGTTGGGAAAAACCGATTTAACCCTAAGCTAGTCCGACTGGAAGGGGAAGACAGGACATAACTTAAGGCGGTGCAAGATAACAAAAATAAGAACATTGAGGCTATTCCCATCGGAGTTAATAAACTCGCCATCAAACTCCGTTTTTCTGGTGAGTGAGAACGCCGTTCT is from Planktothrix sp. FACHB-1365 and encodes:
- the grxC gene encoding glutaredoxin 3, which codes for MLDAFNSLFGRHPERNQANVEIYTWQTCPFCMRAKLLLWWKGVNFTEYKIDGDESARDQMAERANGRRTVPQIFINNQYIGGSNELYQLDGEGKLEPLLAKPA
- a CDS encoding PspA/IM30 family protein, with the translated sequence MGLFDRIGRLVRANLNDLVSKAEDPEKILEQAIIDMQEDLVQLRQAVAQAIANQKRTEQQYNQAMSQANQWQSRAELALRKGDETLAREALQRKKSYMETANTVKLTLDQTFGQVDALKRNLIQLESKISEAKTKKNMLKARAQAAKANEQLQGLLGNINPSSATAAFERMEQKVTDLEARSQAMGELAGSDFESKFAALEAGSDVDDELMALKAQISGAPAPQALPAGQTTAKNPTPVDDELEALKKELDKM
- a CDS encoding SPOR domain-containing protein, which produces MSQGARMKSPQSPQPELKSELKAVLGCLDVQLEPELTRYRRHRRRTKQTTPDSTGQTTPQFQQTPDAVAVAVNEGAASQGKLFEPQAQPSGWETVVPSQPAPLVVSNSATTTNDPKTNGKDPAVSFNLKSSAPVAAPSDGYLESTEALIKSIEERRSHSPEKRSLMASLLTPMGIASMFLFLLSCTALSYVLSSPSSRTSLGLNRFFPTPTPTANPSPAPPPTTASTETSLPPTDSLSPNLAAKEFVNLDLDTLSHINPNPNTLPTPAVAPPVPPSPATTLPAPTNNLTSPTDPGLNNLTQELLPKKPTTSTVPTPTTTAPAPVTGQGRGAATVQPGGGTAPKVATAPTPPKPMEPIKSQDGYYYVVLDYVDERSFEQAKEVIPDAYIAEFKTGKKIQVAALSDAASAKRLRDELKVQGINAYYDIPKP